A single window of Pungitius pungitius chromosome 20, fPunPun2.1, whole genome shotgun sequence DNA harbors:
- the srp9 gene encoding signal recognition particle 9 kDa protein, with the protein MPYFQTWEEFARAAEKLYLTDPMKVRVVLKYRHCDGNLCIKVTDNAVCLQYKTDQAQDVKKIEKLHGKLMRLMVSKETHSGSMETD; encoded by the exons ATGCCTTATTTCCAGACGTGGGAGGAGTTCGCCCGCGCAGCAGAGAAGCTGTACCTGACGGACCCCATGAAG GTGCGCGTGGTGCTCAAGTACAGACACTGCGACGGAAACCTCTGCATCAAAGTAACGGACAATGCCGTG TGTTTACAGTACAAGACTGACCAGGCTCAAGACGTGAAGAAGATCGAGAAGCTCCACGGGAAGCTGATGAGACTCATGGTGTCCAAGGAGACACACAGCGGCTCCATGGAGACAGACTGA
- the LOC134107832 gene encoding uncharacterized protein LOC134107832: MSTHHLKINPDKTELLFFPGKNSPTQDLTVNFGDSVLTPTQNARNLGVTLNSQFSLTANITATTRSGLPATAIRPLQLIQNAAARLVFNLPKYSHTTSLVRSFHWLPVAARIQFKTLVLTYHAVNGSGPVYIQDMVKPYIPTRTLRSVSAKLLVPPSLREKHSARSRLFAVLAPRWWNELSDEIRTAESLYIFRRKLKTHLFRLYFD; encoded by the exons ATGTCcactcatcacctgaagatcaaccccgacaagaccgaactacttttcttccctggaaaaaactctcccactcaggacctgactgttaacttcggtgACTcagtgttaacgcccactcagaatgccaggaaccttGGCGTGACACTCAACTCCCAattctccctgactgccaacatcacagcaacaacacgatccg gtctccctgctactgccattcgaccactgcagcttatccagaatgcagcagctcgactggtcttcaaccttccgaaatactcccacaccacatcACTTGTCCGCTCttttcattggttaccagtggctgcccgcatccagttcaaaacattggtactgacgtaccatgctgtgaatggatcgggaccagtttacatccaggacatggtaaaaccctacatcccaacccgcacactccgatctgtatctgccaagctgcttgttcctccctcactgagagaaaagcactcggcgagatcgcgactctttgctgtcctggctcccagatggtggaatgagctctctgatgagatCAGGACTGctgagagcctctacatcttccgtcgaaaactcaagacacacctctttagactctactttgactaa